From the genome of Impatiens glandulifera chromosome 9, dImpGla2.1, whole genome shotgun sequence, one region includes:
- the LOC124916489 gene encoding NAC domain-containing protein 83-like, with the protein MEKSGFFVTNGVNLPIGFRFRPTDDELIVHYLNRKAMSLPLPVSVIPDVEVFSSSPWDLPGDLEETKYFFSRGREGTTCNGKKVRISDGSGFWKVSGKEKHVFVFGKKGREVIGVRKTMTFFHGKNSDGLKSSWVMHEIKLSNNSIQKPGGGEWKVYRIYKKKNRVKCNNRYRICPPLPPQTTSSPCSSVITCEESDDGEETKSCF; encoded by the exons ATGGAGAAATCCGGTTTCTTTGTTACAAACGGAGTAAATTTACCTATCGGCTTCCGTTTCCGTCCGACAGATGATGAACTCATCGTTCACTACCTTAATCGCAAGGCTATGTCTCTTCCACTGCCTGTCTCTGTCATTCCTGACGTTGAAGTTTTCAGTTCTAGCCCGTGGGACTTGCCAG GGGATTTGGAGGAGACGAAGTATTTCTTCAGCAGAGGAAGAGAAGGAACTACTTGTAACGGGAAGAAGGTAAGAATTAGTGATGGGTCTGGTTTCTGGAAAGTTTCTGGGAAGGAGaaacatgtttttgtttttggcAAGAAGGGGAGGGAAGTAATTGGGGTGAGAAAGACGATGACTTTCTTTCATGGGAAGAACTCTGATGGACTCAAATCTTCATGGGTCATGCATGAAATCAAACTTTCGAACAACTCTATCCAG AAACCAGGGGGTGGTGAATGGAAAGTATACAGGATTTATAAGAAGAAAAACAGGGTAAAATGTAATAATAGGTACAGGATTTGTCCTCCTCTTCCACCACAAACAACCTCGTCTCCATGTTCAAGTGTGATCACTTGTGAGGAATCAGATGATGGGGAAGAAACCAAATCTTGTTTTTAA